Sequence from the Fulvivirga ligni genome:
TCAATTGGAAAATATTTTTTTGTCCAAAAAATAAATCATTATTTCTGCAACATACAGAAATCGATTGCAGGATTTAAATCTCTCACTTTTACTGTTCTTTTATTAGTAATATCACTCACTTCTTATACCTGGAGTAATGCCCAGGTGGTTAATGTAGGGTCTGGAAGTTACACTACCACTTTTCCAGGCACAGATGAGGCAGGAAGAAATACCTTCCCTACCGGCTCTCCACAAGTATCCGGACCAGCCGCATCCAAGCCTGTTCCTTCTAATACATGGTGGGCCAATTTTATAAAAGTAGATCACGGCGGACAAGCCTTTAATTATCCTCTTTCTTTTTGTTCTGAGCCAGAAGGTTTAGTTATTAATTATACCATTCCATTATCAGCATCGGCCACTGAATATCGTGAGCCTATGAGTGTGGTAGACGGTGTGAAAGTTGGAGTATCAGGCCTTAGCACCAGCAGATCTACCGTTTCAGACTTTTCTGACTGGACCTTTACAGCTAACTGGTCTGGCGGTGGCAATAACTTCTCATCAACCATCGGGATGGGAATGCCTTTTGTGTATTTCACCAAAGCCAATGGAAATACGGCTCGTGTGGAGGTGGGGTTTAATCCATCGGGCGTTTCTGTTTCAGGCAGCAACCTGATCATTCAAAACAATATGAATAATTCCAGATACGTGGTGTTTGGCCCATCCGGCACCTCCTGGAGCGGAAGTAACGGTACTTATACCTCGTCATTAGCAGGTAAAAACTATTGGTCAATGGCCTTAGTGCCTCCTGGAATGGATATCAACACATTTATTTCCAATTATCAAAAATATGCCTTTGTATTTCCGTCTGAAACTAATGTAAGCTGGACCTACAATGAAAGTTCTTCTGCTCTGAGAACAACATTTAATGTAACGCCTGATGTTAAGGAAGGCGCTGCTAATCAGGTATTAATGGGACTATTGCCACATCAATGGGCACATTTAGCTCCTGGTTCAGCACAGCCGAACCTGGCCACCTACCCTTCCGTGCGTGGTCAGCTTAAACTGTTAGGTTCAAACTCATTTGCTGTAGAAAACAAGTTCAGCGGCATATTACCTACTCTCCCTAACCTGGCTAAATACAGTGATGGTTTCGACATCAGCAAACTGTTTAATAAGATAGATGCCATGAAGGGCGACGGTCTACCCGCCTGGACTGACTCATACAATGAAGGTCAAAACATGAACAGGCTAATACAGGCTGCACGCATAGCGGATCAGATTGGTTATACTGCTGCCAGAGATCAACTTTTAGATAAAGTACAAGAAAGGCTGGAAGACTGGCTGAAGGCAGAAGGTGGTGAAGTAGCCTTTTTATTCTATTATAATGATACCTGGGATGCCCTATTAGGTTATCCGGCAGGTCATAGTCAGGATTCAAATCTAAATGATCATCATTTTCACTGGGGTTATTTTATTCATGCTGCTTCTGCACTAGAGCAGTTTCGTCCAGGATGGGCCAATCAATATGGAGGCATGATCAACTTGCTTGTGAAAGATGCTGGTAACGCCGACAAGAATGATAACAAGTTCCCATTCTTAAGAAATTTCAGTCCTTACGCAGGACATGCCTGGGCCAATGGTTTTGCCACCGAGCCTTTCGGTAATGATCAGGAATCTACTTCTGAATCTATGCAATTTAATGCTTCTCTAATTCACTGGGGAACCATCACCAACAATAATCAGATTCGTGATTTAGGAATATACCTTTACACTACCGAAGTTACTGCCATCCAGGAATACTGGTTTGATACCAATGACAGAACCTTCCAGCCTGCCTATCAGCATGAAATGATTGCCCGAGTATGGAGCGCTGGCTATGATAATGGCACCTGGTGGACCTCTGACATTGCCGCTTCTTACGGCATTCAGCTATACCCTATTCATGGAGGCTCACTTTACATGGGATATGATCTGGATTATGTTCAGGAAGTGTGGAATGGCATGACAGCCAAAACGGAGGTACTATCCAATACTCCAAACGCTAACCTTTGGTATGACACTTACTGGAGTTTCCTGGCATTTTTAGATCCTGAAAGAGCCATCGAACTGTATGATAATTATACTGAAAGAGATGTAAAAGTGGGTATATCAGATGCCCAGACCTATCACTGGCTCCATACCATGAATGCTTTAGGAAATGTGGCTGATGAAATAACTGCTGATTATCCTATTGCTTCTGTGTTTGATAAAAATGGAACAAAAACCTATGTAGCACACAACTACGGATCATCTGCCAGAACGGTACACTTTTCAGATGGTACTTCTTTGTATGTAGAAGCTGGTAAAACAGCTACCAGCAAAGATACAGGCATATCCATTTCTCTATCTGCTCCAGGAATAGTTGCTGAGCCTTGTACCTCTGGTGTGAATAGTGATTTCACACTTACTGCCAATGTTTCCGGACCAGTGAGCTCAGTAGAATTCTACAGAAATGGTAGTTTGCTAACCACAGACAAT
This genomic interval carries:
- a CDS encoding glycosyl hydrolase, whose amino-acid sequence is MQPISIGKYFFVQKINHYFCNIQKSIAGFKSLTFTVLLLVISLTSYTWSNAQVVNVGSGSYTTTFPGTDEAGRNTFPTGSPQVSGPAASKPVPSNTWWANFIKVDHGGQAFNYPLSFCSEPEGLVINYTIPLSASATEYREPMSVVDGVKVGVSGLSTSRSTVSDFSDWTFTANWSGGGNNFSSTIGMGMPFVYFTKANGNTARVEVGFNPSGVSVSGSNLIIQNNMNNSRYVVFGPSGTSWSGSNGTYTSSLAGKNYWSMALVPPGMDINTFISNYQKYAFVFPSETNVSWTYNESSSALRTTFNVTPDVKEGAANQVLMGLLPHQWAHLAPGSAQPNLATYPSVRGQLKLLGSNSFAVENKFSGILPTLPNLAKYSDGFDISKLFNKIDAMKGDGLPAWTDSYNEGQNMNRLIQAARIADQIGYTAARDQLLDKVQERLEDWLKAEGGEVAFLFYYNDTWDALLGYPAGHSQDSNLNDHHFHWGYFIHAASALEQFRPGWANQYGGMINLLVKDAGNADKNDNKFPFLRNFSPYAGHAWANGFATEPFGNDQESTSESMQFNASLIHWGTITNNNQIRDLGIYLYTTEVTAIQEYWFDTNDRTFQPAYQHEMIARVWSAGYDNGTWWTSDIAASYGIQLYPIHGGSLYMGYDLDYVQEVWNGMTAKTEVLSNTPNANLWYDTYWSFLAFLDPERAIELYDNYTERDVKVGISDAQTYHWLHTMNALGNVADEITADYPIASVFDKNGTKTYVAHNYGSSARTVHFSDGTSLYVEAGKTATSKDTGISISLSAPGIVAEPCTSGVNSDFTLTANVSGPVSSVEFYRNGSLLTTDNSAPYQLPQSFNSDNVYTYTAKAYGNGGLELSNVFKVTVGLGNQAPYNGAHNVPGTVQAGHYDTGGNGISYFDVDPNVYEANFRTEDEVDASTSASQGTSIGWISAGEWVEYSINAAPGVYDIDLNIAANASEGGQSGSISIDLDCNTVGSINSTPLTGAWDTFSSTKASDISIPAGQHIIRLTFNSGVYNLGNITFTRTGDLDGSNSAPSTPTGLQVTSTTENSIAVSWNASTDPDNNLSGYDVYLNGSLSDNVSGISYTFTGLNPSTTYTIEVNARDTEGAISQRVSVDGTTNDPSGTGVVIPARIQAEDFTDMAGVQMENTIDDGGGQNVGWIDTGDWLEYEIQVPETKDYTIDYRVASQDTGGTLAFLLDGNSLSTTSFGATGGWQNWTTTNTTVNLPAGSHTVRIVANTSGWNLNWIEFSTSSTPPPSGGNCTTNVNADFSVEVSDDNSNPSITFVPERSGVGANTCILYYSTNENAIFPGYLTSPNTPFQLNASAGQTVYYYYTYSLPEGGENNTFNNKKSFVVGQCANQISARTAAWSEKEFSKLTLFPNPVRNELNISGLESNANITVFDLSGKVMMQKNATHNNQETSTLNVSHLKSGVYFIQIENNNSRMKFIKE